The stretch of DNA GTGTCTGTTATAGAACTTTGGATGTCTTTCATTTGATCCGCCATTTGCTGGAATGTGACCGAGCCTTGTTCGACAAGCGATCCTACCAAATTGGATGATTGCAGCATTTTGGCATTGTTCTCAGCAATTTGCTCGATTCCTGCCGACATCTCCTCTACGGATGCAGTTGTTTCCCCGACAATTTCCAATTGCCGCTCACTGCCCCGCATGTTTTCATCCGCTACATGAGCGACCATCGCGGATGAAGCGGCACTTTCCTCGGAGCTGGCCGACAACTCCTCTGACTGCGCTGCAAGACGGACCGCCGAATCATGCAAATGGACAACGACCTGACGAAGATCATCCGTCATTTTATTGAACGCCGTCGCCATCACACCGATTTCATCCTTGTTTTTAATATTTATCTTTTCCACTTGCAAATTGCCCTCTGCCACTTGCTCGAGCGCCTCCGTCATGCCTTTGACCGGACGCGCAATATTCCTACTGATGATTAAAGCGATTACACTGCTGATCAAAGCGACCAGCCCACTTAGAACTACAATGATCAGATAAGTCGTATCCGACAATTGGTCAAGCGCTTGCCGTGTTTCACTCATTTCCTCGTACTGCGACTCTTTCAATCTTTCCGCCAACGACATAAATAGAACCATGGCAGTACTCGTCCCACGTACATTGATATCCAATTGGTCTTGATCCTGTTGGATAAAACTATCTATGCTGGTCTGGACAAGGTTCATATAGTTATCATTGCGTTCCGCCATCTCTTCAATTGTTTCCATATCAGGGCTGCCCGTAAGCATCGCCTTCAGTTCTTCATAGGTTTGACTGTACTGTTCTGCTTCGTTAGTAATATTAGCTATATACCGTTGCTCTTTGAATAGAACATAGCTATATAGATTAGCCGATATGCTCTGATTATGGCTGATCAACTCATCGACCAAATCGACCTTCTTTATATTTTCGTCAAACAAATTGGAGTAATTCTTATTCAATTGCATGACAGACATAAATCCAACTGCCCCTACGATAATCGTAAGGATAATAATAGAGGTAAAGCTGACAAATAATTTTTTCGAAATGGAATTCAGTTTCATTTTTCTCCCCCGACAAGCCCTTTCTTCCCCCGGTGTCTTTCTCTCCCCACTAGGTCTATTGGCTATTATGTAATTTCCTTTACCAAGCAATTAGCTCTATTCTTACTATAGGACTTATTGAGGTAGAAGGCAATCCAATTATTAAAGTTTGAGGAAAGTTTTGCTGAAAAAGGGATGTTCAGACAGCACAAAAGACCACCCTTTGCGGATGGCCTTCTATGATCATTGATTAATGCCTCATGTTTCTCCGTTGTTTCCGGAGTTCCTTCCGGGCGGGTGCCGATTCGAATAATTTTGTTTCGGCTTCGGTTTCCGGATAGATGGCCGGCACAGGGACAGGTCGGTTGTTTTCATCCATGGCGACCATCGTAAGGAAGGATTCTGTCGTCAAATTCGATTCGCCGGTCAGCAAGTTGCTCGAACAGACGGAAACAAACACTTCCATCGATGTACGACCTGTGGAACTGACGACCGCTTCGAGTTCCAGCACTTCCCCGACCCGCGCTTTCGACAGGAAGTCGACAGAGTCGATTGAGGCGGTAACGACCGCCGTCTTGGCGTGTTTCATGGCAGTGATGGCGGCAATCTCATCGATGTAGGCCAAGACGTGTCCCCCGAAAATCGTCTGTAAATGATTGATATCCGAAGGCAGGATGATCTTCGTTTGAATCGTGCGGGATGCACTCATCGGTTTCTTTTCCAATGGTCTCCCTCCTTTTCCCTATCGTAAACCCGTTTCCCTCATTTGTCGAATCAAACACCCAACCGGCGGACCGCACAAAGCTCCCTTTCATACGGGGTCCCAGCCAGCCGGATGATTTCAATCGATTTACCGGTCGAAGGTGCATGGAAAAGCAACCCGTTTCCGTAATAAAACCCGACATGGCGTACCTTCCCGCGCCCTTCATCCGACGCGAAGAATAGTAAGTCCCCCTTTCGCCACAAAGACGGATCCCCTGTTGAAATGGCCATACCTTCACGGGCTTGATCGGCTGCATCCCGGGGAATGAAACGGCCGCATGCTTTCATCATGGAATAGGTGAAACCGGAACAATCAAAGCCGTACGAGGAGGTCCCGCCCCATAAATAGGGAAGCTCCAGAAATGCCAGCCCTTTTTCGACTGCTGTTTCTGCAGGCAACTTCGGGAATTGGTGAACCGAGGGGGCCAACTCCACATCAGCTAACCGCAAAATCCCTTCCCCACCCGGCGTGCACACATGGACCTTCCCATCCACTACATGCCGGTAAGGCAACATCCCATTGAACGGCAAGACGAGGGAAGGTGAACCATCGATATTCCATAGCTGCGCCTTGCCCGCCGTCACCTTTGCGAATCCTTCCGCGCGGATCGGTTGCGCTTCTTTCAATTGCTGAAGCGGAACCCAGCCGGGATACCCCCGATTGTCTTTGCCGGATGACTGCCAAACGGCACACACTTTTGCCCATTCCCCGTTCGTTTCCAACACGGCAACAGGCTCGCCGTATACTAATTGGGTCTGGACGCGGTCGGCCTCGCTTAACTCCAACCGATCTGCTAAACGCAAGCTACCAATCCATTCCTGCGGGCGTGCCGGATTCGCTAGACCTGCCTCGTCTTGCGGGCGTACAGCTTCAGGCGATGTCCAGACTGTTGCGACAGAAACAGCACAATACCACGTAGGAGTTGACATCTCGGCATCTCGCCTCCTTTTGGTTATCCAATGTCCTTTATTTGATGCACACCTAAACCTGGTCCGCCCGGAAGACGGATTTTGCTTTTACTGTAGAGAATGCCCCCTGACACTGGGTCGGATGCCAACATCAAGGGAGCATCGAAATCGTAGCGGGTAATATTCGGTTGGCTTGCCGCGAAATGGGCGGCGGCCGTGACACCGAGTTTGGTCTCGATCATGCTGCCGACCATGCACTGGATGCCATGCGCTTCCGCAATCGCATTGATGTTCAGCGCCTCTCGGATGCCGCCTGACTTCATCAATTTAATGTTCAATAGATCCGCCGCGCGCAGTTGGCAAATCCGTAACGCATCTTTCGCGGAAAACATGCTTTCGTCAGCCATGATGGGCGTTCCCGTTTGATCCGTTACGAACTTTAATCCTTCCAGGTCATCGGCATGTACCGGCTGTTCGACCAGTTCAATATCGAATCCTGCGTCCTCCATCTTCCGGATGGCGAGGACCGCCTCTTTCGGCTGCCAGCCTTGATTGGCGTCGAGCCGGATTTTCGGCTTGTTCCCGACCCGTTCCCGGATGGCCCGGATCCGTTCAAGATCGTCCCGGATTTCTCCAATGCCGACTTTCACTTTCAATGAATGAAACCCTTCTGCAATATAACGTTCCGCATCCTCCGCCATGGTTTGCGGATTGTCGACGCTGACGGTGTAATCGGTTTCCACCTCCTGCCGGTAACCGCCCAACAGTTGGTACAGCGGCATTCCTGCCAATTGCCCCCATAAATCATAGATGGCCATATCGATGGCCGCTTTGGCACTTGTGTTGCCGATGATGGAGCGGGTAAGCCTTTCAAACAGTGCTTCCCGATATCGAATATCCATGCCGATCAGCCGGGGAGCTAAGACTTCCTGAATGACATAGGTTAGACTGCCGAACGACTCTCCCGTGATAACATGAGTCGGAACCGCCTCGCCCCAGCCAACGCTCCCATTTTCACTCGTCGCTTTCACGTAGATGGCGTCCGCGGTATGCACCGTCCGGAGGGCCGTTTTGAATGGCTTTTTCAAGGGAACGGCGACCGGGAATGTATCGATGGACCGGATTTTCATCCTTCATTCCACCCCTGGCAAAATGGTGAGGGACCGATTGTCTGCGTCAAGCCTTGCCTCTACGCCAAGTGGTACGGCAAAATGCGGTTCGCAATGACCGATTTTGAAACCTTTCACAACCGGTTTCCCGAGACGGCCTAAATAATGGTCGAACACTTCGTCGAGCGATAAAGAATCATTCTCGTTCTTCGGCTCCGCTTTCGCAAAATCACCGACGACAATGCCGGCCGCTTCATCAAGTTTGCCGGCCATTCGCATATGGTTCAACAAGCCGTCTACCCGATACGGCTCCTCTCCGACGTCTTCGATGAGCAGCAGCTTCCCACGCGTTTCAATTTCGAATTTCGTACCGATCGTCTTTGCCAATAGAGAAAGATTCCCTCCGACGAGCTCGCCTTGCGCCGCACCGCCATGGATGGTCGAAAGCGGGGAAATGGCTTCTCTGTAATGAAGCTCCATCGGTTCGAACAGCTGGCGGAACATCTTGCCCGACAATTCATGGAAGGTATCCTTTCCGACACAAGACGCGAGCATCGGCCCATGGAACGTCACCAGATCAGAATATTGCCCAATCGCCGTGTGAAGGAAGGTGATGTCGCTGAAGCCCCAGAAGATCTTCGGGTTTTCATTCATGGAAGGCAAATCGAGCCGGTCGACATATCGCGCCGAGCCGTACCCGCCGCCCGCACAGAAGATCCCTTGGACGGACGGATCTGTGAACATATCATGTAAATCCGCCATCCGTTCTTCGTCAGTCCCTGCCAGGAAGCCGTTTGTATTATGAAGATGTTTTCCAAACTTCCATTTCAAGCCGAGCTGTTCCAAGAAAGCGAGCGAACGCTCCAGCGAATCCGGATTCGGTGGGCTGGAAGGGGCGATAATGCCGACTGTATCCCCTTTTTGCAAACGTTGTGGTCGTATTCTCATGTTTTAAATCATCCTCTCTCATGGTAAAAAATTCTGTTCCCGAGCGGAACAGAATCGGTTCTCTTATTCTATTCAACAACCCAGAAATGCAAAACGGATCTCTCTTTTCTATTGTCCCGTTTTCACATAAAAGAATAGCATTATACGATAAACAATATACCATTGTCAATCACAAAATTGCAATTTTTTAAATTATATGGTACAATTTAATTATCCCAGTTTTGAGACAGTATTTGATCGCCGTGCGCAACTTCTTCCAATCAGAATTTGAGTGCGGTTTTTTATTATGTATGAAAAAATTTTTTCATTCCATCCGGTGTCAAAATAATATATATAAGGAGAATCAGTTTATTGAATTTAATTAATGAAGAAATCACTCATAAAGTGTTTGGTGAAGGAAATATTGTGGATCAAGAAGGATCTATTCTCACCATTGATTTTGACGAGGGTATTAAAAAATTCGTTTATCCTGATGCCTTTGGGAAATTCATAACCCTCAATGACCGGAATACAGCAAAATCACTGAATAAAATCCTCTTGGTAAAGCAGATGGAAGAGGATGCACTTAAAAAAAAACGGGAAGAAGAAAGAGTGAGACTGGATCTTGAGAGGCAGCGCAGGGAAATACTAAAGAACCATAACATTCATGAAAGCTCACAAATTGTTTTCTGGCTGGACGAAGAAGAGCAACAGCAGGTATTTACCGACTGGCAGGTATTTACCGGGATGGTTCAAAGCGGAAAAAATAAAGATCAACCGAATAGAGTAGCACGTTTGCGACCGAACAGCGCAGTTCTTCTAACTGCAAGGGAGTCGGATCAACCAGAAACAGATAGACGGATTCTAGGCCTCTACATGGTAGATGAAACGTTTTCCGGCAATCTTAGCGATGACGGGATGATTCAGCCCCATGCAGAGTTTAGAATCAAGCTTACGGAGCAAGAAGCGGAGAAGATGCTTTTCTGGAATTACTATATTAATAAAAACCACCCTCATCGAACTACATGGAATTCGGGTAAGTATCGTTATTTCGATAATATTTGGACTGCTCAAATCTTGAAAGACATCATTACATTACAAACGGATGAAGTGCGTATCAAAGAAGCTGAAAACTTCCTGGAATACTTCTGTCAAATGAATGCCCTTGACAGAGATAACCTCCCGGAAGTGAGCGGAGCTTTAATGCAAGATTAATCAGCTGTCTTCTGCGCGCGTCTCATGAATTGGACGAACTGCTGGCGGAGGAAGCGGCCATTGCAGCGATTGTAGCGGCCGTGACGGCTTGCTGTGCCTGGATGACCATTTCGATGGACGCCGCCAGGCTGATGCCTGTTTCGTCGACATGCGCCGGGTCGACCAGTTGGTGCATAATATACCCGATGCCGATCGACAAGGCCATCTCCCGGTTCCATTTCAGCGGCTTCGCCGTTTCCAACACCTTGGTCAAATCAACAATCGCAGCCACATCGGCATCCACCACTTTGAAAACGGTCAAGAAGCCGATCATCGGATAGTGGACGGGCCGCACTTTCGTCTCCCGCTTGAATCGGTCTAGGATTTCAGCAGCCCGTGCTACGAGTGTTTCATCGAATTCGATATGTATATAGGTCATCACTTGGGAAAGCCATTGCAGTTCATTCCCCGACTTGAATCCGGCAGTGCGGAGTGCATCGTAGTAGGCTCGCATCGCTTTCGCATGCTCGGTCGGGTCTGCCCCTCGCTTGCTGAGAAGGAGCGCATAGGCGTAATCATCGTCCGACGTTAGGAAATAATGCTGTTTTTTCATGGCATCATAGAGTTTTTTCGCTTGCCGCGCCTCTTGCTCATACACATCCGGGTCGTCCGTCATGAGAAGGGCGGCCAAATAAGAATGAATCGTATTGCGGAAGCCGGCACTCTTCAACACCTGCTGCTTCGCCAATAAACGCTCGACCCCCTGTTCGATGGGCAAGCTACGGCGATCTAGAAATGCCGCAATCATAGGCAGTAGATGGCCGCGAAGCGGAGAAAACCAGCCGGATCGTTGTTTAAGCGCATCCATGGAACGGTTCAATCGGACCGCATCAAATTCCCGATCCGATGTCACATAATACGATGTGATCGTCAACACAATGTTTTTATCCACCGTCCAACCCGCCAATGATTTCACTTTACTATAGGTCAGTTCCACTTCTTGTTTAATCCGATTCGCATCCAATCCGCACGCCCCCTTTCCTATATGTACGATTCAATATGGGAAAAGTTTCAGAGAGGCTTGGCGAAACCGCGCTGGCTTGCTATTCTTGGCTTACAAGGAGTGATGAGCATGTCGGAATTCGAAGTCATTTTACATACAAACTCGTTCCAATCAAAAGAA from Bacillus sp. OxB-1 encodes:
- a CDS encoding acyl-CoA thioesterase is translated as MSASRTIQTKIILPSDINHLQTIFGGHVLAYIDEIAAITAMKHAKTAVVTASIDSVDFLSKARVGEVLELEAVVSSTGRTSMEVFVSVCSSNLLTGESNLTTESFLTMVAMDENNRPVPVPAIYPETEAETKLFESAPARKELRKQRRNMRH
- a CDS encoding C40 family peptidase, with protein sequence MSTPTWYCAVSVATVWTSPEAVRPQDEAGLANPARPQEWIGSLRLADRLELSEADRVQTQLVYGEPVAVLETNGEWAKVCAVWQSSGKDNRGYPGWVPLQQLKEAQPIRAEGFAKVTAGKAQLWNIDGSPSLVLPFNGMLPYRHVVDGKVHVCTPGGEGILRLADVELAPSVHQFPKLPAETAVEKGLAFLELPYLWGGTSSYGFDCSGFTYSMMKACGRFIPRDAADQAREGMAISTGDPSLWRKGDLLFFASDEGRGKVRHVGFYYGNGLLFHAPSTGKSIEIIRLAGTPYERELCAVRRLGV
- a CDS encoding mandelate racemase/muconate lactonizing enzyme family protein, whose amino-acid sequence is MKIRSIDTFPVAVPLKKPFKTALRTVHTADAIYVKATSENGSVGWGEAVPTHVITGESFGSLTYVIQEVLAPRLIGMDIRYREALFERLTRSIIGNTSAKAAIDMAIYDLWGQLAGMPLYQLLGGYRQEVETDYTVSVDNPQTMAEDAERYIAEGFHSLKVKVGIGEIRDDLERIRAIRERVGNKPKIRLDANQGWQPKEAVLAIRKMEDAGFDIELVEQPVHADDLEGLKFVTDQTGTPIMADESMFSAKDALRICQLRAADLLNIKLMKSGGIREALNINAIAEAHGIQCMVGSMIETKLGVTAAAHFAASQPNITRYDFDAPLMLASDPVSGGILYSKSKIRLPGGPGLGVHQIKDIG
- a CDS encoding S66 peptidase family protein — protein: MRIRPQRLQKGDTVGIIAPSSPPNPDSLERSLAFLEQLGLKWKFGKHLHNTNGFLAGTDEERMADLHDMFTDPSVQGIFCAGGGYGSARYVDRLDLPSMNENPKIFWGFSDITFLHTAIGQYSDLVTFHGPMLASCVGKDTFHELSGKMFRQLFEPMELHYREAISPLSTIHGGAAQGELVGGNLSLLAKTIGTKFEIETRGKLLLIEDVGEEPYRVDGLLNHMRMAGKLDEAAGIVVGDFAKAEPKNENDSLSLDEVFDHYLGRLGKPVVKGFKIGHCEPHFAVPLGVEARLDADNRSLTILPGVE
- a CDS encoding DUF4003 family protein; this translates as MDANRIKQEVELTYSKVKSLAGWTVDKNIVLTITSYYVTSDREFDAVRLNRSMDALKQRSGWFSPLRGHLLPMIAAFLDRRSLPIEQGVERLLAKQQVLKSAGFRNTIHSYLAALLMTDDPDVYEQEARQAKKLYDAMKKQHYFLTSDDDYAYALLLSKRGADPTEHAKAMRAYYDALRTAGFKSGNELQWLSQVMTYIHIEFDETLVARAAEILDRFKRETKVRPVHYPMIGFLTVFKVVDADVAAIVDLTKVLETAKPLKWNREMALSIGIGYIMHQLVDPAHVDETGISLAASIEMVIQAQQAVTAATIAAMAASSASSSSNS